From the genome of Blautia hydrogenotrophica DSM 10507:
TTTGTAAGTTATGTACATAACTTACTGTGAGCACACTATACCACTTTTACTTGTTTCTGTAAATAAGTTATGTAGATAACCATATTTTTGTACATTGTTAAACCCCTATTTTTTATGTACTTTGCACAAAAACAGGCTTCAAACCGAAGAATATCTCCTGTCTGAAGCCTGTTTTCAATAATATTTCGCCAGGATAGAAGGCACGTTAAACAGAAGTTTATTTTTCCCTCTCCTGCACCATCACAGATTTTCTGGTAATCAGCGTCACGGGAAGCCGGATATCACGCTCCTCTTCCGTCTCTCTGCCCTGAATTCTGTCCATGAGAATCTTTACCGCCAGTTTCGCCTTCTGCTCCACATCCTGCTTGACAGTCGTCAGACGCGGCGCTGAAAATTCCGCAAAACTGATATTGTCATACCCTGCAACTCCAAGGTCCTGGGGAATATGCAGTCCCCGGTCACACAAAAAGCTGACTGCTTCTAACGCATATACGTCGGACAAAAAGAACAGCGCAGTTTTCGGTTTTCTTCGCTGCATCAGCCAGGCATAGCTGTCCCTGCGCTTTGCATAATTCATTCCCAGTGCCACAAACTGCAGCTTTTGTCTTCCATCTGCCAGTTCGTCTACCGCTCTTTGCGCGCCCAGATACCGCAGATGGTCGACACCGCTGTCCCGGCCTGCGCACACCTTGATATGCTCATATCCGCACTCTAAAAGATATTTGGTCATCATATATCCTCCGCTCTCATCGTCCAGCCCGATATTGACCACATGGTTTCCCTGCCCCTCCTCCAATTCTCCGTATGCGTCCACAGAGACAATAGGCTTTTGGATAAGCTGATAGATTTTCTCACAATTTCTCCTGCTGAAGGACAGGGCGATGACGCCGTCCACATCCCAGCCCATAACCATCCGAAAAATGTCCTCCACGTCTTTGGCTGAATAAAAGATCAAATAATATCCCATCTTGCGCACATACTCTTCAATGAACCCGATCAGCTTGCCATAAAAAGGATCTCCCAATATGGAATCCCTGAAATCCTTGTGATAGTTGATTACTACGGCAATCAGCTGGGAACTCTCTTTGTTCAATACCCTGAGTCCCATTTTCTGGACGTATCCCATCTCACGGATCAGCCCTTCGATTTTCTGTATCGTAGCCGGAGAAACCTTTTTTGTTTTTCCGTGTATGACATTAGAGACCGTAGTCGTGCTGACTCCTGCCCGTTCTGCAATTTCTTTAATTGTCGCAGCCATAAAACCGCCTCCCGCTCATTACTCTGAAAATAGATTCCGGATTTTCTGCATATCCGTTTCTTCCTCCATTATATAAATTTTCCCGCTCTGCCGCAACGCCTCTTTTTTACTCATGCGTTTGCCGCAGCACAATCCATGGTTCCATATACAGAAAATCCCCGGTTTTTGTGCGCGCCAACACACGGATTTCATTTCTCCCGCGTTTCCATTGAACTTTCTCCCCCGTACACCAGCTCCCTTCCCAGTGGAAATACACTTCCCTTTGGTTCACCTGAAAAGAATAGACATACCAGTCTCCCTGGCCCTCTAACGATATCTGCGGCGCCATCTGTCCATCTTTGATTTTCAGCTGGCGCAGAAATTTCACTCCTGCTTTCGTCTCTTTACCCTCTTTTTTTTCTACGTTTTGTGTGTCCAAAGTAGGCGTCAAGACTGGCTTTTCAGTCACCGCTGTGTCTGGAAAATTTTCTCTGGTCCTGTCAGCATCTTGAAACTCACCTGTCGCCGCCGTCGGCTCGTCAAAATCATTTTCCAGAGCCTGTGCAGGGGTCTCTTCCTGCACAGGCTCTGGTATCGGCTCCGGCGCGAGCTCCTGAACGGGCTCCTGTACAGGCTCCTGCACGGGCTCCTGCACGGGCTGAGGCGGCTGTGTGGGCACCGGCGGCTCGGCCGGCTTCGCCGTGACAGGAGGTTTTTCCTGTTCCCCTTCTACCTCCACCTGAAACCCGCCTAAATCCAAACTGTCCGCCGCCGCAGACACCGCCGTCAAGCATACGCCCGCAGCAGCAGCTATCCATCTTCTAATCCTTTTGCTTTTTCCCATACGTTCTCTCCTCCTTACATTTTCAGGTTTTCTTTTTTATCCCTTCTTCCGCGAGATAGCTCTGGTATTCCTGTTTCGTCTGAACATTGCCAGAATCATTTTCCAATGCTCTTTCATACGCTCTCTCCGCACTGTGCGTCTGTCCCAGTTCCCGGTACACTCGGGCCAGAGCCAGCCACAATGCCGCCTGTTCCCGCTCTCTTTGTTCCTCTTTGAGCAGCTCTCTCAGTCTTTTTACACTTTCCTCTAACAGTACACTCCCATTTTTCCCTCCCATCAGCATCCCCTGAACGATCTGGTTTTGGACCACTGTGTACACATCCAGGAATTCTTCTTTCTCGTCCAGCCAAATATCCTGTCTCACCTGTCTTCCCTGACTTCGGGAAATCTCATCACCCCCACTCATCAGCAGACAACCTCCCAATAGAAAGATTCCCACTCGAATCACCAACGGCCGTTCCAGCCTTATCTGATTCTTAGCCGCAGCTTTGCGCAATTCTCTCTCCAATTCCTGGCAATCTTGATACCGCTGCGCCTCCTGTAAAGCCTGACACTTTTTCAAAATTCTCCATAGCTTGTCCCCGGCCTCTTTTTTTCCGCCCGCCAGTACTTCCAATGTCCGCCCCAGACTGTAAATATCACTGGTGCAGCCCAGGCGGCCCAACAGCTGTTCTGGGGCTGCATACTCCCGTGTCCCCCGACACAGCCCAACCCTTTGCCTGCCTTCTCCAACCACCACACTGCTCCCCAAATCGATGAGATACAGTTCCTGGTTTTCGGTCAGAATCAAATTTGACGGTTTGACATCCGAGTGCACCACTGCCGGATGGCGACTGTGCAGATACCCTAACACCTGACACAATTGTATTCCCCACTGAATGACCTGCTCCCTGGAACAAGGACCTTCTTTCCTCAGTTCTTCCAAATTTCTCCCTTCGATATACTCCATGACCAGATACGCTTTTTCATCCTCCTGCACGTAATCTGCAATCTGCGGCAGCATAGAATGTGATAAATTTTTTAGAATCCTCATTTCTTTTGATCTATGTGCCGGAATTTCCTTTACCGCCCAGTATTTGCCCAGGATCTCGTCCCGCGCCAAATAAACTGTGCCATCTCCGCCCCCTCCTAATCTCTCTAAAAGGTAGTAACGGTCTTTGATTTTCTTTCCCACCAATGGTGTCTGCGCGCCTCCCATCTTTAGACAGCCTCCGCTGCCCTACATGCCATCTTTGTTGTATTCAGTTCTCTGTATTTGGAAATATGGGCTGATTCGCCCTGCCGCGGAACCGCGGCAAGTAAGATTTTGATGTTATGATTATACAAAAAATCCCCCGACTTGTAAAGTGCTGCGCACTTACAAACCGGGGAAACCCTTTTTGGGAGTTATATTAGTGAACGCCAATCACATTCTCTCTGGCGCTGAAAAGCCCAAGAGATCAATGCTCGTCTCCAACACCTTTCTCGTCAGGAGCAGTACCTGAATCCAGGATGCCTTCTGCCGCTCATCCTCTTCACTAAGAATCTTTGTCTCATGGTAAAAGCGGTTGAATGCATTGGCCAACTCATAGATATAGGAGCACACTTTGTGTGGCGCTTTCTCCTCAAAAGCTCCTTCCACCACTGCCGGAAATCCTGTCAGAGCGAGCATCAGTACTTTTTCACTCTCATTAGCCGCCTCCAAAATCTCTCCGTTTTCCGTGTCTTTATTTTCTTGCTCATAACGGTTTAAAATAGATTTAATGCGAACGATCGTATACAGAATATACGGACCGGTATTCCCCTCAAAAGAAGTGAAACGGTCAATATCAAAGATATAGTCTTTGGTGGCTTGATTGGACAAGTCTCCGTACTTAATCGCAGACAACCCTACAATCTGCGCAGTCTGTCTCGCGTCTTTATCCTTCACGCTGCGGTTTTCTACGATCTTGTGGAACATCTCTTCGTTGATATCTTCAATCAGATGCTCTAGACGCATCACACCACCTTCTCTGGTCTTAAACGGTTTTCCGTCTTTCCCATTCATCGTGCCAAAGCCCAGAAAAGAAAGCTTCGTCTCCTGGGGAAGTAGTCCTGTCTTCTTCGCGCAGCGGAACACCTGCACAAAGTGCATCTCCTGGCGCTTGTCCACCACATAGAGAATCTCGTCTGGATGGAACAATTTTTCCCTCTCCACAATCGTCGCCAAATCTGTCGTCGTATACAAGGAGGCACCGTCTGATTTCAAAATCATGCAGGGCGGAACCTCCTTGGTGTCTGTCTCTTCTTTTACATCCACCACCAACGCTCCCTGGTCCATGTACGCATACCCTTTTTCCCTCATCTCCTCCACCATGGCAGGAATGTAGGGCTGGGCATCTGACTCTTTCTTCCACAAGTCAAAGGTCACATTCAGCTTCTCATAATTCTTTTTTAAATCGGTCACTGACACCCTCATGATATGGTTCCAAAGGGCCATATAGCCCGGCCTGCCCTGCTGTAAAAGATGAGTCGCCTCCAAGGCTTCCTCCCGAAAGCTCTCATCTCCTTTCGATTTCGCGCTGGCAGCCGGATAGATCTCCTCTAGCTCTCCGATCGTAAACGGAGCTTCCTTCGGATACTCTCCCTCATAGCTCTCGTCAAAATAAACCAACTCTGGCTGACGGTGCTTCAATTCCGTGATAATCAGTCCCATCTGTAGCCCCCAGTCTCCCAGATGAACATCCCCAATCATCTCATGTCCCAAAAATCTTCCCATGCGCTTGATGCTCTCTCCGATAATTGCAGAACGCAGATGGCCTACGTGGAGAGGCTTCGCCACGTTCGGTCCGCCGTAATCGATAATAATAGTCTTGGGATTCTGAGTTTTCTCAGCGCCTAGAAGCTGCGCCGTGTGCATCTTTTGCAGATAACCACTCAAAAAGGTTTCTTTTATCTTCAAATTGATAAAGCCCGGCTTCACCGCCTCCGCCATAGAAAACACTTGGCTGTCCGACAACTTTTCAACCACATCCTGCGCAATCACAATTGGAGCCTTGTGGTACGCCTTGGCACCAGCCATGGCTCCGTTACATTGATATTCGCACAAATCCGGCCGGTTTGACACCGTCACCCTTCCATAAGAAGAATCGTACCCCGCCTTTTCAAATGCCGCTGACAACTCCTGTGCCAAAAGGTCCATCATTTTTTCCATACTCTCAAACTCCCTTATCTCTATTCTTTAGTCCACCCGTTTCGCACAGGCAACCGCCAATGCCCCTTGTCCGATATGACAGGACACACTCAGGGAAAGCGGGTCCATATGAATCTCATATCCAGGAAACTGTTCCTGAACCTCTGCTTTGAACTCCTCCGCCTCCTGCCAGTTTCCTGTGTATGCCATCTGTAGACACATAAGTCCTTCCGCATCATATTTCGCGAACCGGGTCTCAAAATCCTTTTTCATGGCTTTTATCATTGCACGTTTTGCTGCTTTTTTGCCTCTGACTTTCGCATAGGCATCCAGCTTTTCCCCTTGAATCTGCAATACAGGCTTTAAATTCAAGACTGTACCGATGGCCGCAGCCGCAGGTGTGATTCTACCACCTTTTTTCAAGTATTTCAACGTCTCTAGAGTGATATAGATACTGGACTCCATCTTCTCTGCTTCCAGAATCTCTTTGATCTTTGACGCCTCCTCTATATGATTTCTCAGATAAAGAGCGTCCAAAACCGCCTGGCGCTGAGTCACAGAAATTCTCTGATTGTCCACCACCTGCACTTTTCCTTTATAGTCCTTTGCCAACATCATCGCAGTCGCGCAGGTATTACTCAGCCCGCTTGACATAGGAATGTGTACAATCTCATCCCACTCTTCTAAGAGTTCGTCCCAAACCTTCGTCACATCGGCCGGTGTCGGCTGAGAGGTGGAGATATCAGCATCTTCACTCAGACGCTGATAGAATTCTTCCTGGGACAGAGTAATTCCTTCTAAAAATAACTTTTCATCAATAAAAAAAGGCATCGGAATAACCGCCACACCTAATTCTCTCCCTTGTTCCTGGGTGATTCCGCTGTTACTATCCGTAACAATCGCAATTTTTCTCATCTCTTTGCCCTACTTTCTTCTGACTATATCCCACGACCCGTACATCTGCACTCTCGGGGTACTTACTTATGATTATGAGCTCTCTTTTCCCACATAGCTGCTGTGAATAGCACATCCTTGGCATCTAACCTCACCTGATTATAGCATACATGAATTGAAAATGGCAACGCCGCGTGCTATAATTACAAAAACTTCGTAACAGTTCAGCCTTTCGGCTTCACTGTCACAAATTTCAGTAACTATTCAGCCATGCGACTGATAAAGACAAACTCCTCTGCAAGCAAGCTTGCTCCGGATTTTGTCTCTTATCAGGCATATGGCGTTTAGCCATAAGCGAGGATTTAGCCGCATATGCGGCGATATAAGCTGCGCAGCAGCTAATCCGAGCTATTATGGCTGAATAGCTACAAACTTCAAGGTTAAAGGAGGAAATCTTATGTCACATCGTATTACAAGCTGGGAGAGAGCCCAAGCGACTCTCATAAAAAAATTTAACAAAAGGGGAATGGACGCATACTACTGTGCCACTAAGGAAGAAGCCTGTCAAAAAATACTGGATTTAATGCCGGAAAATTCTTCCATAGCATGGGGCGGTTCCGAGTCCATGGTAGAAGCCGGCGTTATGGATGCCATCCGAAACAAAAATTATCAATTAATTGACCGTTCCCTCGCCAAAAATTTCCAAGAAACCCGTGAACTGTTCTCCCAAGCCGTGATGGCCGACTATTTTCTGATGAGTTCAAACGCTTTTACCATCGACGGGGAATTGGTAAACATTGACGGCGCTGGCAATCGCGTAGCCTGTCTCGCGTTCGGCCCTGCCCACGTCATTGTCCTGGCCAGCATGAATAAAATGTGTGCAAATGTGGAAGACGCAGTCCGCCGGGTCCGCACTTTGGCCACCCCGCCAAACGCTATCCGCGTAAACGTAAACACTCCATGCGCTAAGACCGGAGTCTGTGCTGACTGCAATACCCCTGAAACCATCTGCTGCCAGATCGAAATCACGCGCAGATCTAGGATTCAGGGACGAATCATCGTGGTTCTCTGTGGCGAGGAGTTGGGATTTTAAACAATTTTTTTTGCCGCCGCTGCGCGTTCAAAGTTCTTTTCGAAAAAGAATCCTGCCTTGCAGGATTCTCCGCCTACGGCGGGGCACAAAGCACCATCTTCCATTCCGCCGCAGTGTGGTCCACACGGAGTGTTTTTTATTCGATAGGAACGCAGTTTCCTATCAAACAAAAGCCGCTGTGAGAGAATTCTCTTCACAGCAGCTTCGCCGTTTATTCTTCCGGTTCTGTGTCCTCATCCGTTTTCGTCTCTTCTAGCTTCTTTACCAGATTCGCCCGGTCACTGAGAGACATTCCTGTTTTTTTGGGGGTCAGCTTTAACTCTTTTTCCGCTTTCTCTTCCTCCTCTTTCATCTTCTCAGCTTCCTCCTGCAGTTCTTTGTTCACCCTCATCCAGCCTCGGACTCCCGTGACCAAAAACAAAGCACCAAAGATGACAAAAGCCACTGCCGCGACGATCATCAACACTGACACCTCTTCCCCGCTTCTAAAAGCTTTCAGCAAATCCCACACAATCCAAAAGAGATACAGACCGCACAATGAACGGATAATGTAGGAAAATCTTGGATTTTTCATTTGTCTCTGCCTTTCTTCATTAATATTGGACACCTAGGATGCCGCAAACTGACTCTCATATAACTTCGCGTAGAAGCCACTTTTCTCTAGCAGCTCCTGATGTCTTCCCTGTTCTATGATATTACCATCTTTCATCACTAAAATCAAATCCGCTTCCTGGATTGTAGACAGCCGATGAGCCACGATAAAACTAGTCCTGCCTTCCATCAGCTTCGCAAACGCTTTTTGAACCCTCACCTCCGTGCGGGTATCAATAGAAGAGGTCGCCTCGTCTAAGATCAGCATCGGCGGATGCATCAGCATCACTCTCGCAATACACAGCAGCTGCTTCTGTCCTTGGGAAATGTTTCCTCCATCCTCCGCGATCACAGTGTCATATCCCTTTGGCAGTCGTTGGATAAAACTATGTGCGTGTGCCTGCTTCGCTGCCTGTATGATCTCCTCCATAGCGGCATCCGGATTTCCATAGGCGATGTTCTCTCGAATCGTTCCCGCCTTCAGCCAAGTATCTTGAAGAACCATACCAAAATTTCTGCGCAGGCTATCCCTGGTCACTTCCCGCACAGGATACCCACTGATTCGAATCTGACCTTTGTCCACATCATAGAAGCGCATCAAGAGATTGATCATTGTGGTCTTTCCACAGCCGGTCGGCCCCACAATCGCAATTCTTTGACCTGGCTGAACCTGAATCGAGATATCCTGCAAAAGAGGCGTATCCTTCCGATAGGAGAAAGAGACATTCTCCACCTCCAGACTTCCGTCCACCTTCTGAAGCACCACCGCATCTTTCTGGTCTGGTTCCTCTACAGGAGTCTCCATGAACTCAAAAATTCTCCGCGCACAGGCTATGGCATTCTCTAGCTCCGTCACTACACCGGAAATCTCATTAAATGGTTTCGTGTACTGATTCGCATAGTTGAGGAAACTGGTAAGCTGTCCTACCGTCATCCCCTGTTGAATCACTGTAAATGCCCCAAAGATGCCGACACCCGCGTACACCAGACCATTTACAAAGCGCGTACAAGGATTCGTGATGGATGAAAAAAACAAAGCCCGCACACCACAGATCTGAAGTTGCCCATTGATGGAGTCAAATCGTTCCATAGCGGTTCTCTCATAGGAGAATGCCTGAACCACTTTCTGATTTCCCACTAACTCTTCCACAAGGGAAGTCATCTCTGCCCGCTTCTCCGATTGAAGACGGAACATCTGATACGTTCGACTGGCAATAAAGCTGGCCACAAAAAGAGAAACCGGGGTCAACAAAACCACTAACAACGCAATTTTTACGTTTATGGAAAGCATAAATCCTATCGTACCTAAGATCGTCACAATGCCTGTAAAAAGTTGTGTAAATCCCATTAACAATCCGTCTGAAAACTGACTCACATCGTTTACGATTCTACTCAGAATATCTCCTGGTTGATTCTGGTCAATATAGCTAACCGGAACCTTCTGAAGATGCAAAAAAGCCTGAGCCCGCACATCCTGAACCACCCGGTAAGTCACCTGGTTTGTCAGAAGGTTCATCAGCCACTGCGCCACCGCAGTGACCGCGATTACCACACCTAGCTGAACCAAAATCCGGCTCAGTTTTAGGACGTAAATCTGCCCTGGTCCCACGATCTGGTCTACTGCTTTTCCGATGAGAATCGGTGCGTATAAGGTAGAGGCTACTGTTACGGCTGCCAGCAATAGCATCAATGCAACTAACCCGCCGTGAGGCCGAATAAACCGCAGTACTTTTTTGATTGTAGCTCTGTCTCTCATACTCTTCTCACCTCCTGCTCCGACAACTGTGACAGACAGATTTCCTCATACACAGGACAGTTCTCCAAAAGCTCCAAATGTGTTCCACTTCCCACCAGTCGCCCGTCATCTAACACCAGAATACGGTCAGCTTGCCTGATGGATGCCGCTCTTTGTGACACGAGAAAGACTGTCATCCCCTTCGTCTTTTCTTTTATCGCTTGGCGCAAAGCCGCGTCTGTGGCAAAATCTAACGCGGAGGCGCTGTCGTCCATAATCAATATCTCCGGCTGCCCCACCAGCGCCCTGGCGATGGTCAACCTTTGCCTCTGACCGCCTGAGAGATTAGCTCCTCCCTGGGAGATCTGGCTATCCAATCCTCCCGGCCTGTTCTCGACAAATTCTTTAGCCTGGGCAATTTTAAGTGCCTCCCAGATCTCCTCATCTGTGGCATCTGATTTTCCCCACCGCATATTCTCACGTACGGTTCCCTTGAACAAAACCGCATGCTGCGGCACCATCCCTACTTTCTCACGAAGCTGCCAAAACGGATATCTATCCACCGGGATTTTATCCACTAAAATCTCGCCTTTTTGGATATCGTAAAATCTAGGAATCAGGTGAATCAAAGTGGTCTTTCCGCTTCCCGTACCACCAATTATCCCGATCGTCTCCCCTGACTTAGCTACAAATGAGATGTCCTCTAGTGCTGGAGCCCCTGCACCAGCGTAAGTGAAAGTCACTTTCTCGAAGACCACTCTGTTCTCACTGGCTTTTGGATGCTGCTCCTGACTCTCTTTTTCAATCAGAGTCGTCTGCGTATCAAAAATCTCGTTGAGACGCGCCCCAGACGCCGTAGCTTTCGTGACCGCCACAATCAAATTTGCCAAAGCCAAAAGCGCCACTAAAATCTGTGTCATATAATTCACCAAGGCCACGACCTCACCTTGGGTAATCCTGCCTGCATCCACCTGCGCGCTGCCCGACCACAAGATCGCTACGATCGCCAGGTTCATAATCACATAGGTAGCCGGATTCAGCAGAGCTGAAATTTTCCCCGCCGCGATCTGAATCTTCGTGTACAGATCATTGGTCTGCATGAAATCGGACGACTCTTCTTTCTGCCTGCAAAAAGCTCTCACAACCCTGGCTCCCACATGATTCTCTCGAGTGATCCGGGAAATCCTATCCAAATAGCTCTGGACCTTCTTATAGATCGGAAACGTCAGTCTCATAATCAAATAGATGACCAGAGAAATTAACGGCACCGCGATCACAAAAATCAACGCAATCTTTACATCAATCGTAAAAGCCATAATCACGGCTCCTACGACAATAAACGGTGATCTCAGAAACAGCCGTAAAACCAAATTCACCCCCGTCTGGGCCTGATTTACATCATTCGTAATTCTGGTAATCAAGGTAGGAGTTCCCAAAAGATCTAGTTCCCTATAAGAAAAAGTCTGAATGTGTGAAAACAGACTGTGCCTCAAAGCGGTACTGAATCCCATAGCTGCTCGCGCTGAAAAGTACTGGGCAGTGACAGAACACAGCAGTCCCACCACTCCCAACAAAATCATCACTGCACACATTTTCCATATATAGCTCTCATCCTGGTTTCCAATTCCCACATCAATAATATTCGCCATGACCAGAGGCACCGCCAGCTCAAAACTAGCTTCCAGCATTTTAAACAAAGGGGCCAAAACAGCCTCCCGATAATAACCTTTCAAATAAATAAGCAATCTTCTCATAGCTTCTCCCAACTCTCAGTTAAATTTTCCATGCAGTCAGCTTCTGAGTTTTTTGTCATTTTATCCCAAATACTTAAACTCCGGGTATCATCATAACAAAATCTTTATGCAAATTCAAGGGATAGGAAAAGAGCCATTGCTCCATAGATGCTGATTCATCTATTTTGCAATGGCTCCTTCTTAATAAGCCCATTTGCGGAAGAAGGTATGATCTTTGTACTTAAACACACCACACTTACTCGGGTCCAATCCTAAACCGTTAAAAGCATCGTGTGTCATAAAATACACATAGTCAAAATCCTTATTTTTCAAGGAGCTCACCCCGGGAATAATTCTCTTGCTGGTCTTTCCGCTCTTATAATTCTCATAAATGACGGCCGCTTTCTTCGCTGCTTCCATGCTGTCATAGTTGTTGATTTTGTCGAGTGCACTTTTTTCGTTATCACGAATTCCCTCTAGTAAATCCGTTAAACGCCCATTGCTGACCACCTCAAATTGAGATTTGGCATAGACTACCAGCCTCATCGTCGATGGGAAAGAATTGTTCATCATCCGATTATAGATTGTCATCGCAACCATAATCTGCCCTTCTAGTCCCTGGTCCCCTGCCTCCGTGTAAAGCAGCGCCGCCATAAATTCCTCCTCTGTCACCTGATCGGAACCACTTCCAATCTGCGGGTCTGTATAGTACTGGGATTCTACTCGGTACCTCACCCCTGTCACAGGATCTGTAACATAGCCGTCATTATCTGGATTCTCACGATACACACCATTGGAATCAAAATAATAGCGTTTCCCATCTATTGTCTTATAGCCACCCTGAAAACGCATTCCTTTCGTACCAAAATCTCCGGTACGCTTAAAATAGTATTTGTTTCCTCCAATGGTCACCCATCCAGTAAACATCTTCCCACGCACACCGTAGGTTCCGGTTGCCTTAAAATAAAAAGTGCGGGAACCAATTTTTTGCCAACCAGTCTGAAGTTTTCCCGAACTGCTGAAATAATAGACCTGTTTATCAATCTGATTCCAACCAGTTAGCCGCCGACCTTTGACTCCTTTTTCTCCGTACTTTTTCAGATAGTAGATCTCTCCGCCATATTTCAGCCAACCGGTAATCATTCGACCTAAGGTACCTG
Proteins encoded in this window:
- a CDS encoding LacI family DNA-binding transcriptional regulator; translation: MAATIKEIAERAGVSTTTVSNVIHGKTKKVSPATIQKIEGLIREMGYVQKMGLRVLNKESSQLIAVVINYHKDFRDSILGDPFYGKLIGFIEEYVRKMGYYLIFYSAKDVEDIFRMVMGWDVDGVIALSFSRRNCEKIYQLIQKPIVSVDAYGELEEGQGNHVVNIGLDDESGGYMMTKYLLECGYEHIKVCAGRDSGVDHLRYLGAQRAVDELADGRQKLQFVALGMNYAKRRDSYAWLMQRRKPKTALFFLSDVYALEAVSFLCDRGLHIPQDLGVAGYDNISFAEFSAPRLTTVKQDVEQKAKLAVKILMDRIQGRETEEERDIRLPVTLITRKSVMVQEREK
- a CDS encoding serine/threonine-protein kinase, translating into MGGAQTPLVGKKIKDRYYLLERLGGGGDGTVYLARDEILGKYWAVKEIPAHRSKEMRILKNLSHSMLPQIADYVQEDEKAYLVMEYIEGRNLEELRKEGPCSREQVIQWGIQLCQVLGYLHSRHPAVVHSDVKPSNLILTENQELYLIDLGSSVVVGEGRQRVGLCRGTREYAAPEQLLGRLGCTSDIYSLGRTLEVLAGGKKEAGDKLWRILKKCQALQEAQRYQDCQELERELRKAAAKNQIRLERPLVIRVGIFLLGGCLLMSGGDEISRSQGRQVRQDIWLDEKEEFLDVYTVVQNQIVQGMLMGGKNGSVLLEESVKRLRELLKEEQREREQAALWLALARVYRELGQTHSAERAYERALENDSGNVQTKQEYQSYLAEEGIKKKT
- the argS gene encoding arginine--tRNA ligase; amino-acid sequence: MEKMMDLLAQELSAAFEKAGYDSSYGRVTVSNRPDLCEYQCNGAMAGAKAYHKAPIVIAQDVVEKLSDSQVFSMAEAVKPGFINLKIKETFLSGYLQKMHTAQLLGAEKTQNPKTIIIDYGGPNVAKPLHVGHLRSAIIGESIKRMGRFLGHEMIGDVHLGDWGLQMGLIITELKHRQPELVYFDESYEGEYPKEAPFTIGELEEIYPAASAKSKGDESFREEALEATHLLQQGRPGYMALWNHIMRVSVTDLKKNYEKLNVTFDLWKKESDAQPYIPAMVEEMREKGYAYMDQGALVVDVKEETDTKEVPPCMILKSDGASLYTTTDLATIVEREKLFHPDEILYVVDKRQEMHFVQVFRCAKKTGLLPQETKLSFLGFGTMNGKDGKPFKTREGGVMRLEHLIEDINEEMFHKIVENRSVKDKDARQTAQIVGLSAIKYGDLSNQATKDYIFDIDRFTSFEGNTGPYILYTIVRIKSILNRYEQENKDTENGEILEAANESEKVLMLALTGFPAVVEGAFEEKAPHKVCSYIYELANAFNRFYHETKILSEEDERQKASWIQVLLLTRKVLETSIDLLGFSAPERM
- a CDS encoding DegV family protein; the protein is MRKIAIVTDSNSGITQEQGRELGVAVIPMPFFIDEKLFLEGITLSQEEFYQRLSEDADISTSQPTPADVTKVWDELLEEWDEIVHIPMSSGLSNTCATAMMLAKDYKGKVQVVDNQRISVTQRQAVLDALYLRNHIEEASKIKEILEAEKMESSIYITLETLKYLKKGGRITPAAAAIGTVLNLKPVLQIQGEKLDAYAKVRGKKAAKRAMIKAMKKDFETRFAKYDAEGLMCLQMAYTGNWQEAEEFKAEVQEQFPGYEIHMDPLSLSVSCHIGQGALAVACAKRVD
- a CDS encoding lactate utilization protein — encoded protein: MSHRITSWERAQATLIKKFNKRGMDAYYCATKEEACQKILDLMPENSSIAWGGSESMVEAGVMDAIRNKNYQLIDRSLAKNFQETRELFSQAVMADYFLMSSNAFTIDGELVNIDGAGNRVACLAFGPAHVIVLASMNKMCANVEDAVRRVRTLATPPNAIRVNVNTPCAKTGVCADCNTPETICCQIEITRRSRIQGRIIVVLCGEELGF
- a CDS encoding ABC transporter ATP-binding protein, whose translation is MRDRATIKKVLRFIRPHGGLVALMLLLAAVTVASTLYAPILIGKAVDQIVGPGQIYVLKLSRILVQLGVVIAVTAVAQWLMNLLTNQVTYRVVQDVRAQAFLHLQKVPVSYIDQNQPGDILSRIVNDVSQFSDGLLMGFTQLFTGIVTILGTIGFMLSINVKIALLVVLLTPVSLFVASFIASRTYQMFRLQSEKRAEMTSLVEELVGNQKVVQAFSYERTAMERFDSINGQLQICGVRALFFSSITNPCTRFVNGLVYAGVGIFGAFTVIQQGMTVGQLTSFLNYANQYTKPFNEISGVVTELENAIACARRIFEFMETPVEEPDQKDAVVLQKVDGSLEVENVSFSYRKDTPLLQDISIQVQPGQRIAIVGPTGCGKTTMINLLMRFYDVDKGQIRISGYPVREVTRDSLRRNFGMVLQDTWLKAGTIRENIAYGNPDAAMEEIIQAAKQAHAHSFIQRLPKGYDTVIAEDGGNISQGQKQLLCIARVMLMHPPMLILDEATSSIDTRTEVRVQKAFAKLMEGRTSFIVAHRLSTIQEADLILVMKDGNIIEQGRHQELLEKSGFYAKLYESQFAAS
- a CDS encoding ABC transporter ATP-binding protein, translated to MRRLLIYLKGYYREAVLAPLFKMLEASFELAVPLVMANIIDVGIGNQDESYIWKMCAVMILLGVVGLLCSVTAQYFSARAAMGFSTALRHSLFSHIQTFSYRELDLLGTPTLITRITNDVNQAQTGVNLVLRLFLRSPFIVVGAVIMAFTIDVKIALIFVIAVPLISLVIYLIMRLTFPIYKKVQSYLDRISRITRENHVGARVVRAFCRQKEESSDFMQTNDLYTKIQIAAGKISALLNPATYVIMNLAIVAILWSGSAQVDAGRITQGEVVALVNYMTQILVALLALANLIVAVTKATASGARLNEIFDTQTTLIEKESQEQHPKASENRVVFEKVTFTYAGAGAPALEDISFVAKSGETIGIIGGTGSGKTTLIHLIPRFYDIQKGEILVDKIPVDRYPFWQLREKVGMVPQHAVLFKGTVRENMRWGKSDATDEEIWEALKIAQAKEFVENRPGGLDSQISQGGANLSGGQRQRLTIARALVGQPEILIMDDSASALDFATDAALRQAIKEKTKGMTVFLVSQRAASIRQADRILVLDDGRLVGSGTHLELLENCPVYEEICLSQLSEQEVRRV